AGGAACAACATGATCAGGCCCAAATGGCATGCTCTTATCAACTTTCCAAGTCTCTTTGATTAGCGTGACGCTGTCACTATTTCGAGGCAATTCATAAAAATCTGGTCCATTGTGGCTGGTAAATGACGCTAAATTTTCTAATTGGTTCTCTTTTTCAAACACTTCAGCGTACAGCTCTAAAGCCGCGTGAGCGGTGTAAGAGCCCGCGCAACCACAACTATTTTCTTTTTTGTCTTGCGCATGAGGTGCTGAATCCGTCCCAATAAAGAATTTTTTATTACCACTTGTCGCAGCTTCGATAAGTGCTTGCTGGTGGATGTTGCGTTTCAGGATAGGTAAGCAAAATAAGTGTGGGCGTATACCACCAACCAACATATGATTACGATTATACAGTAGGTGATGTGCTGTTATTGTAGCGGCTACATTGTCGCCAGCGTTTTTTACAAACTCAACGGCGTCAGCTGTTGTAATATGTTCACACACAATTTTAAGTTTATTGAATCTGGCCACAATAGGCGCAAGCACGGTGTCTAAAAAGACCTTTTCTCTATCAAAAATGTCTACTTCATTTGTAGTGACCTCACCGTGAATAAGTAATAGCATTCCTACTTCTTCCATGGCTTCTAACACGGGATAAAGGTTTGGTATAGAAGTTACACCTGAATCTGAATTTGTTGTCGCACCTGCTGGATATAGCTTTGCCGCCACAATTTTGCCAGAGTTCTTTGCTTCTTTAATGTCGCTCGGCGTTGTTTTATCCGTTAAATATAACGTCATTAATGGTTCGAAATGATCGCATGTGGTGTGTTGCTTAATTCGGTCATAATACGCTAATGCTAAATCTGTATTTGTTATAGGTGGAATAGTGTTTGGCATTATGATTGCGCGGCCATTGTAGCGGCTTATATCGCGGACAGTATCAGCTAATACCACCCCATCACGTAAGTGGACATGCCAGTCGTCTGGACGAGTAATGGTTAGATTTGTCATGCTTAATTTGCTCCACTTTTATAACAGGTGATTATGAATGCCTATGCTGACCTGAAATAATAGGTAGGAACAGTTTAGGCGTCAGGATAATATTAGAAAAAGTATTGTATTTCATTAAATTTTTATGAGTAAATGGATTAAAAGTAAACGTTTGCGCATTTTTTAATGATGTAGACAAATAATATGCAAGGAAACCCGATGTCTGACTCGTCTTTATCCCTTTTGTCCCAAATTAATGTCTATCCGATTAAGTCAATTAGAGGTATTAGTTTATCGTCTTCATGGGTTGAAAAGCAGGGGATCATGTTTGATCGCCGATTTATGATCGCAGACCACAATGGTGTCATGATTACCGCCCGATCGCATCCACAGCTTGTCAGGGTTAAGGCCAATCTAACGCCAGATGGTATGTGGCTAAGTTTTGATGAACAACTGCCGTTTAAATTGTCTATGAATGAATTTGGCATGGATAAAGTAACAACTAAAGTTTGGGATGACGAGTTTACTTCTTTTTCTACAACTGACTTTGCAAATCGTTGGTTTAGCTCGATTTTAGGAAAACCTGTACAATTACTATATACCGGAGAACAGTCAAATCGAGTAAGAGATAAATTAGGTCATAACGTAAGTTTCGCTGATGGTTACCCGTTGTTAATCATTAGTGAGGCGTCACTAGCTGCGCTCAATAAGCGAAGCTCAGAAAAACATGATATGGCTCAGTTTCGTCCTAATATCGTTGTTTCGGGGAATGAAGCCTTCGTGGAAGATAGTTGGAAGCGGATTAGAATTGGTAAGGTAGTGTTTGAAATACGTAAACCATGTCAGCGCTGTATTCTTACTACTGTCGATGCCGAAACTGGCCAATATAAAGCAAACAAAGAGCCGTTAAAGACGCTGATAAACTTCAGGTCTTGTGAGAATGGTGAAGTCTATTTTGGGCAAAATTTAGTGGCGTTAAATGAAGGAACAATTGAGGTTGGCGACCCTATCGAAGTATTAGAATATAAAGAGAAAGATCAATATCAAGACAAGGGGGTGTCCGAGGTGCCAGTTTCTGGAAACTTGAAATTAACCTGTGTTGAAATAGAGGAAGTCGCTAAAGATTTTGTAACCTATTGGCTAGAACCAACAAACGGAATTTTACCGAATTATTTTCCAGGCCAATATTTGCCAATAGATGTAACGCTAAACGGTATTTCGTACGCTCGATATTATACGCTTTCGTCTAGTCCAACTCGGCTGGGTCGCTATGCGATATCTGTTAAGCGTGTTGATGGTGGGAAGGTTTCCAATTATTTATCTGATAACGTACAGATAGGGGATGTGCTTACAGCAGAGTGTCCAACGGGTAGTTTTCATTTACAGGATGAAGTGGATAAGCCTCTGTTGCTCTTATCAGCAGGAAGTGGAGTGACACCAATGATATCTATGCTCAGATATTTAGCGGATAACAATCAATTAAACGATACTGTGTTCTTCCATCAATGCAGTACTTTAGATGACATTCCCTTTAGAGATGAACTCGATGCATTCCACAATCGATATCCTGGTTTTCAAATGATCATTTCATTGAGTCAGGCTCATGAAGAATGGGAAGGTGTGAAAGGGAGATTGACCCTATCTCATCTTAAAAACATACCTAATATCTCCTCTCGGCAAACGTTCGTTTGCGGGCCTAAACCATTTATGACAAAGGCAAAAAACCTGCTATTAAAGATGGGACTCCCTGAATCGAGTTATCATGAAGAGTCATTTGGATTGAATCTCGATATGGAAGCGAATGAGTTTAAAAAGGTGACATTAAAATTAAATGGCACGGAGTTCGATGGCGATAATCAATCTTCAATCTTACAACAAGCTGAAAAAAAGGTCTATTTATCGCGAATAGTTGCCGCGCTGGCTTGTGTGGAGCTTGTATGTTGAACCTTAAATCTGGCGTAGTTGATCAAGAAAATGTACCCGTGCTAACGAAAGAAGACCTTGCTAATGGTAAGATACTCGCGTGTTGTAGTATCCCGAAATCAGATATTGAATTATCAAGTTAGGTTAGAAGCAAGTATTCTTTGGGGTGGGTTATCTCTACGCTACGATTAGCGTGGAGAATGTAATCGGATACGTGAGTAATAACGTAGGTTTGTTTATTTGTTATGATATCCCCAACTTTCAGTTGGTTTAGTGGTTTATCACTAGAAGCACAAAACCATTCTTTGTAGGCGTGGTCATTCACTGTTACTAACGTTATGCTTTCTATTGCAATGACTCGAGAACCGTAGTTTGCGAGTATGACAAACCTATCACCAGTGACCATGCTCTCTACTTGAGTACCTGGTTTAAGTTGAGATAAAGAATTAAGTTGTTGAGGTGTTTGAGTTTGCATGTTTATTGGCGAATATTCTGGTGAGTCAATTGATTAAGATGGATATTAAAGCATTTTTTTGCTTAAGGGTCATCAGATAGTAAAAACACTTTTATTTAGGTGCTTTACTATCTGAATGCACAATCCGTTGAGCGATATATTCTGTAATTGGCTAAGTAAAACTTAATCGTAAATTGTTGGAATTGGCTCACGTTTATGCTGTGTGGCTGTATATATCGCCACAATCTTATCTTTTACATCTTTAGAAACTTCTTTACCTTCTAAAAAGTCATCAATTTCATCATAGGTTAGATGTAGGGCATCTTCATCGGCTTTCTGAGGGGAAAGCTCTTCTAAATCGGCTGTAGGTGTTTTTCCAACCAACAATTGAGGAGCACCAAGCGTATCTGCCAGCTCTCTAACTTGACGTTTGCTTAGACCAAATAACGGTGCTAAATCACAAGCGCCATCACCAAATTTCGTATAAAAACCGGTAATATTTTCTGCTGAATGGTCAGTCCCTATTACGAGCCCTGAAGCATACCCGGCAATTTCATATTGCACGACCATACGTGCACGTGCTTTAACATTACCCTTTACAAAATCATGTTTAGCATCATCAACAGGGAGGATACCTGTGTCGATAAGCGCAGCGCCGGTAACGGCATGTATACCATCAACACCCGCTTTAATATTCACAGATACTGAGTGTGTTGGCTTGATGAACGAAAGCGCTAGTTGGGCTTCATCTTCATCTTTTTGCTCGCCATAAGGTAGGCGTACGGCAATAAATTTGTACTCCGCTTGAGTAGAACCTTCGTTTAAACTGTCAACGGCTAGCTGGGCTAATCGCCCACAGGTAGTTGAGTCGACTCCACCACTTATGCCCAATACCAATGACTTACATCCGGATTCAGTCAATTTAGTTTTGATAAATTCTACACGGCGATTAATTTCGAATTGTGGATCGATAGAGGGTAATACGCGCATCTCTTCACGAATTTGATGTTCCATTTGGGTTCCTTTTCCTACAAAATGTATCAACAGGTAATATCATACCTAATAACGTGCAATTAAAAACAGTGAAAATTTGTCTTATGACGTTAAAAATAGAGAACAAAACTAAATTTGCTATATTTGGGAGTGCTTTTAATCCCCCGAGCTTAGGGCATAAGAGTATTATCGACTCACTCGATCATTTTGATAAAGTCATTTTGGTTCCAAGTATTTCGCATGCTTGGGGAAAAAAATGTTGGATTTTGAATTGCGCTGTAAGATGGTGGATCTTTTTATAAAAGACCTAGGTTCTAACAAAGTAGAATCTTCTAAGGTTGAAAAAAACTCCACAAGCCCGGCCGAAGTGTGACCACATTTGATGTTCTTTCTGAGTTTGAAAAACAGTACCCAGATACGGAATTGACTTTTATTGTTGGGCCAGACAATTTTCTTAATTTCAGCAAGTTTAGCAATTATGAGAAGATATTGACTCGTTGGTCTGTTGCTGTTTACCCTGAAAAAGTCAATATAAGAAGCACTTATATAAGGGAAAACCTCAAAGACAATAAACCGATAAAAGATCTGACTACAAACTCCGTCGAAAAGTACCTTCTTGCCCAAAACCTATACTGAATAACTTTACTAATAAAGTGAATAAGCGAGTTGTCTATTGTGGTGTTACTCCGAAGCCAAATTCGTATAAAGTCCTAAATTCTTCAGTCGATAGATTAAACACTTCCGATGCAACCTGTTCTGTTTTTTGCCCAGAAAGTAGTCGCTTTCTTGCTTCGCGAAGTTTTAGTGATAAATGGACCTCGGCATTTAATCCTGCGTTATTATCGGGTAACCAACTATTAAATTGCTGACTTAACGAGTTCGTTGTTAATTTCGGCTTAATATTTCTAACCTCGTGGCGTACTACTTCAAGCAATACTTTATGGTATTCGTCATTACTTGGTACTTCACTTAACAGATGAAATGCGTTTACCGCTATATCGTTCGTTTCAACGTAACCAACCGAGTGAGTGAAAGGGTCGGATAACCTTTGTGAAAACGTTACGGTGGAAACTATAGATTGAGCGAGAAACGTGATTGACACTAAGCAGTCAGCGGGTATCCAAAAATATTGACCAGATTCTACTGCGAATTCATTTTTACCGATCTTTATTAGCACCACTCCTTGCGTTACGGTCAAAAGAGAATGCTTCAATGCTTTCTTTCTTGGAGTGACGGCAATGTGATGATGATTAGTGTTTTCAAATTGAATAGAGTAATTCATGGCAACCTCAAATAATTCGCCGCTAGGTTACCTGTTATTTCAGATAAAGCCAATATAGTTAGCTCTATCACAACAAATAGGAGGTCGTTAGATACATACTCTGGTCTGACCTTGATTAATTGACAATACTATTGCTGAATATGAAGCCAAGAGTGCGTAGAATTAACGCGATTTTAAATTTATGAAGAAGAATATGAATTCCGAACAAGATGTTTATCAAGAAATCCGACCATATAATGATTCGGAGATTAGTGGCGCGATTGATCGTTTGATTTGTGACCAAGAATTTGTCAATGCCATTATCAACCATCGTTTTGCCTCTAAGCCTGTGTGGCTCAAAACACTTCTTTCTCCGTTTATTAAGGTGATGCTTAAAACTAAATGGGGCAAGCTTAAAACAGTAAAGGATGTTCAACTAGAAATAGAGAAGTACCTAGCTAATACACTTCGTAAGACAACGGACGGGGTTAGTTTTGAAGGACTTGAAAGCTTAGATTCTAATGTACCGTACTTATTCATCTCTAACCATAGAGACATAGCTATGGATCCTGCGGTTATAAATTATGGTTTACATCATAGTAAGCATAAAACCGTCCGGATTGCGATTGGCGACAACTTGCTTAAGAAACCTTGTGCAACTGAATTAATGAAGCTTAATAAAAGCTTTATTGTAAAACGTTCAATTAAAGCGCCTAGAGAATTGATGAAAGCACTTGGTCAACTTTCATCTTATATTAAACATTCATTAGAAACAGGGAATTCAATCTGGATTGCACAACGAGAAGGTCGAGCTAAGGATGGTAATGATGTGACTGAACCAGCCATTCTCAAAATGTTTCATGTCGAAGGTCGAAAGAGAAAAGTAGCGTTTAATGAATACATTCACTCGCTGAACATCGTTCCTGTAGCCATTTCTTACGAAAATGATCCCTGTGATTTGGACAAAGCTCGCGAACTCGATGAGAAACTCAACAATGGTAGTTATCAAAAAACCGAATTCGAAGATATTGAAAGTATCGTTAAAGGAATAGTAGGGTACAAAGGAAAAATATCGGTTCGTTTTGGCCGTGTCATTGATCACAACGTTGATAAACCGGAAGAACTAGCAATAGAAATCGATAAGCAAATTCATGAGTTGTACAAGCTTTATCCAGTCAATCTTTATGCCGCAGGCATTGAAGATGATTCAGTATCAGACAAAGTTAAACGTGACTTCGATGAAAAGCTCAGTCAGTTATCCGACGGTGCTAAAGAAATACTAATCGATATGTATGCAAATCCGGTTCGTAATAAAGCCTAAAAAAAGGAGCGTGACGCTCCTTTTTACTTCCCTTTTTCACTGAGCGTCTAAATGGCTTTTATTATCGAGCTACCGCTCCACCTAGATTAAGACTCTTAGGCCAGGAAGTAATGACATTGCCACCTAAAAAAATATTGCCGCCAACCGTCATTGCTTCAGGAAACGTGGTTATTTTAGAACCCCCTATGTATAAGTCACCTTCTACTACAATGTTATCGGGTAATTTCGACAAAGGCGTACGAATCACACTTAGATCCCCTTTGACGGTAAATCTTGGTGGTAAAGAGTTTAGTTTTGTATCTGTAAAATTAATATAGCCACCGACTTTGATACCAGAAGGCCACCGCTCTAGATCTGAGCCAAGAAGGTTAACGAACCCCTTAATCTGAGTCCCTCGTCTAATTTGCTTTAATGTACTATTTGAAGCGTCTAAATTACCATTTACAGATAAGCCTTGTGGTAATTTTTCGATGCTTGTATTGGATATGTTTAAATTACCTTTAACAACGAGGCCAGTTGGCAGGGAAGTATACGGCTTATTTCTGAGGTAAAGATTACCGTAGTTATCCAGATGGTTAAGTATTTCGTATTCATCTAACGGTTGAGCGAAAGAGATGGATGTTGAAATCAAGCCACATAGAAGCAACGTTGTTTTTAAAATCTGCATAAATTAGTTCTTTAGGTGTGTATCTTGATATCGGCATGAAGTTAGAAAACTGAAGATATGTTGTACAACGAGCTAATGCATCCCGCTAAGCAAAACAATTTAGCTCGTAAATAATTTATGATTAACGACTTATTGAGCGAGATTTTAGCTCAAAAATCAGTTTTTCTGCGCTGACTTCAAATTTAAATTTAACGTGTAATTCTGTGATTCCGTCTGGAATTGGGGTCGTATCATATTGTACATTAGCGCAAATTTCTTTCGCTAGTGTCACATACTTGTCGAGCTCTAATTGTAAAAGCTGTTTGGATTGACCAAAGATAGAAACATCAGCGACTTCATCACCTTCACCGATTATAAAACCTACTTCAGCAGTAACACCACAGGCTTCACAAAGTTCATTTTCTGGATCAATACCATTTGTATATTCAGTCATAACGATTCCTCTTACTTTAAGTCGCTCTAGTTTACATTAGCTACTTGATAGATAACCAGAAAAATATAGTGACTTTATTTGATGGTTTTCAAGTTAGCTAGAGTTAGCAAAGTTGGATAGCAATAGTTGTGTAATGCCAATCACCTACGGATTAAAAGCATTTAATGTATATCTAATGGTATGAGTGTCCATATCACCTTAAGTCTCGCTTATCCGATGAATGAGCGCAAAAAATGTAGCGATAGGAGTTAGATATGCCTAAGAAAACAAAAGCAGAAACCAAAATTACGATTCAAAAAATTTCAGATGCAGTCGCTGATCAGTTACTTAAACTGGGATACGATAAAATGTCATACACAACATTAAGTAAACAAACAGGTATTTCAAGAACGGGTATTAGTCACCACTTTCCAAAAAAATTGACTTTATGACGGAGCTTGATGGCCGAATGTATCATATGCTTGAATCGCACCTAGAACTAGATGGAAAGTTAGAAAATTTTTCTGAAAGTTGGATTGATTCTTTACGCCAGCCTGAATTTATATCTATTTTAAGAACCCTTTTCCATCATATTGTTGCGATAGAAAACAGTGAGAAGCCGGTTTCAACAGGTATAGATAAGCTCTACCAGACGTTAAATAACAAATACGGTGTGGAAAGTAAAAAAGAGTTAGAGTGGCTTATAGGTAAGTCATTGATTGAAATAAACTTTAAAGCATAATAACTCACAATGAATCATCCCAGTAATTAACTTATTGGAGATGATTCATTGTGAAATTTATTGGGGAACTATGCTTTGATTGCTTCGATGTCGTTTGATTTTTTTCTTGGTACATCTTGATTAGGAAATAGACGTTTACACAAGCTATGAATGCATTGGTTGCAACAACGGGCATTGCACTAATCATCACACCATAAATTACGAAAAATGTACAACCGACAAAGTTTAAGATACGTAGTTTAACGATGTCCTTCATTGTTAGTGATATTGCTACCATGATGGATGCGACGTAACCCATAATCTCAATCATATTAAATTCCATTATTAATCCTCATTTGAATGCCGATAATTCGGTACCAATTCTTCTCGTCGTGAGATAAGTGAGGGAGCTCCGTGCCTCGAATGGTTTTACTTGTAACTGGGCGCAGAATATATCAGTAAGAGTATTGTGAGAAAAGCCGTAAAAAGAGGTTTGTTGATAGTTAGCGATTACGCAAACGTTTAACAATAAAAAATTTTGATCTTGTTACTAAATCTATTGAAAAATATAATAAAAAAACCTGCCGAAGCAGGTTTTTGGGTATCTGAACGATGCTATTTTTTACCCTGAGATTGCTTGTCTTCTTCAGTCAGCGTTCTTATACGTCGACTAATATCACGTCTAGCTTTAGAAATCTCAGCACTATTAATAATGTGGTCGTCAACGCGATCTTCATAATCTGCTTTCATATTTTTAATTATTAGAACGATTTCATCGGGTGACATTTGAGGCTTGATATAATCTAGAAGGTTGTCTAGAAGTTCTACACGTTTCGTGTTGTCGCGCACCTTCTTTTCATTATCTTGAAGTTCACGCTTTAGCTTATTTTTACGACGAGCCTGGTTCACAATCTCAAAAACGTTGTTCATAGCAGTATCTTCCTACCTTTAAGTAATGATGTTAACTTGCTAAAGCATATCAGAGGATTCAACATCAGTCATATCATTAATATAGAGTTTTTTTAGCACGGTGAAAGTAAACTGAGGTAAGGATTGAATTTGGTTAATATGGCACTATAAAATGAATAAAGTATCAACTGAGAGTTTGTGACATTTACGGTAACCTATATGCAGAAAACAAACAGCGCACCAGAACCTAACGAGGTAATTCGGTTGCAAAGTGCTTACTTGAAAGCACGACAAGAACAGGATCTTATTGATGTTGATCTGAATAGAGCTCGCATTATTTTAGTCGATCAAAAGGGAAACTTAATCAAAGAACTAATTAAAAACGAACATTAAAGGCAGTATTTTTTAGAACATGAAGCTAATCTGTCATAGAGTTTACTCAAAATAAAGAATAATAAGGAAAGAGTATGAAAATCGAATTGTCAGCTATCGAAGCGAGAGTCATTGGATGTCTATTGGAGAAAGAAGCAACGACGCCAGATCTATACCCGCTTACACTTAATAGTTTAACAAACGCATGTAACCAAAAAAGTAATCGTGAACCAGTGATGGCACTTAGTGAAAGCGAAGTACTAGACGCTGTTGATAACTTAATATCAAAACGCATGGTAAGTGATGAGAGTGCTTTTAATAGTAGAGTTTCAAAATATCGACACCGTTTTTGTAATACAGAGTTTGGCGACCTGCAATTTACGCAACAAGAAAAAGGTGTTGTGTGTTGCTTTCTTTTAAGAGGAGCGCAAACACCCGGTGAATTGCGAACTCGTACTAACAGATTGTGCCAGTTCACAGATGTCAAAGAGACTGAATCAGTATTAGATACGCTGTCTGCTGGTGAAGCAGAATCGGCTATTGTCGTTAAATTACCTAGAGAACCAGGTAAACGAGAGTCGCGCTACATGCATCAGTTTTGTGGAAAAGTTGATGTTACTGCGTTTACATCGGTAACGGCGAATCATCACATTGGCACAGATAAACGCGATAGTGAAAAAATACAACTTCTTGAAGAAGAACTGGATTCGCTTAAAAAGGAAGTTGCCGAACTGCGCGAAATGATAGAGCAATTTTTATAAAAATGTCTGATAAAGATGACAAGCCTAAAAATACGAGTTGGTGGGTATATTTAATCCGCAATAACAATAATGCTCTTTATTGCGGAGTCACCAATAACCTTGAGCGCAGATTCAAAATGCACCAAACGGGTAAGGGTGCAAAAGCGCTAAGAGGAAAAGGACCTCTGGTGTTAGAGTGGTCTCAAGAGCTTAATAATAAAATTGAAGCTATGCAGATAGAGTATAAAATAAAACGATTAAAAAAGGCTGATAAAGAAGCCTTGATTGTTGATACTCGTCTCTTCGTACCCAAATGAAGGTTTTTTGAAATTAAGTTTTTAGACCAATATCACTTAAATATCTATTCGTACTGTTAATATATATTAGATACCTATGGTATGAGCTTTTAATATAATTAATAATACAGTTGAGATGTCTATGATTAAGTTAAACAGAATCGCGTTGGCTATTGGTTTTGCAACTATTTCAGGAGCCGTATCTGCCGCTACTCATGTTGCTGATAGTCGAGGGAATGGTATGGGTAATACTGGAGTTGCTAGCGCAGACTATCTAGTTGCTCCATTTTATAACCCTGCATTGACGGCGATGTATCGAGAAGGTGATAGCTTTGGGCTGCTGATTCCGGCTATTGGTATGACAGCTAGGGATAGTGATGACACAATGCAAGAGATAGATGACCTTCAAGCGACTATCAACCAATTTGAAACGTCACCGAATCAATCAAATATCGAACAGCTAAATACTCATTTAGATAATTTGGAAGGTAATAAGCCTTTAACCGTTACAGCAGCAGCTGGTGTCGCGGTCGCAATTCCTAACTCTGTGGTTGCTGTGAACTTTTTTGGTCGAGGTTATGTAGAAATAATCGCTGAAACAGACGTTGCTTCCTATACATCAGATTCTGCAGAAGACACCACAACAAGGTATCAGAACTCAAATGTAAACATGGCAGCATTCGGGTATAGCGAATATGGTGTATCTTTTGCTAAAAACTTATTCCTTGGAGGACAACAATTTTCTTTCGGTATATCACCAAAATATCAGGAGCTAAGAACTTACTCTGATATTGTAAATGTCGATGACTTTGATATAGACGATTATGATCAAAGTGAAATTAATAAAAAGGCCTTTAATCTTGATATAGGTGCGGTTTGGTATCAGAATCAGTGGAGAGTAGCGCTAGCGGTTAAAGACTTGTTTAAGCAGGATATAGAAACTGCCAGCTTAAACTACAGATATGAACTTACCCCGCAAGCAACGTTGGGATTAGCTTATACGTCGAGATTTTTTACTGCAGCTCTAGACGCTGATCTTACGACTCAAACTCGCTATACAGATGTAGATGATGACACACAGTTCATCAGGTTCGGAATTGAGGGAAATGCATGGGACTGGTTACAATTGCGAGCGGGCTATCAGGTTGATATGGAAAGTACATTAGATAATATGGTTACAGCGGGTCTGGGTATATCTCCATTTGATATTGTGAACATAGATTTGGCTGGTTCGTATGCGGGCGATAACGAATTTGGGGCATCGGCAAATCTAGCACTAACGTTCTAATTTTTCCTTAAGTTTAGTAGATGAAAAGAAATCACTAGAAAAAGTTGGTGGTTTCTTTTTATATATGGACTCAATCTATTGGTATAAGTGCTTATTCTCTATTATGATTTGTGTATTGATCATAACCTAGGGGATTAAATGAAGTTAAGTTTTACTCAGCTAGCGTTACTGGCATGCCTCTACTCTTCTTTTGGTTTTTCCGTTGAAATACTTAGCCCGTATTGGAGTTATTCAGATTTTCTTGATGCTTATCCAGAACAGAAAATACTGACCAAGCATTTAACGGTTTCGGTCGGTAAGCCGCCTGTCCCCCTTGAACTTGTACAACAAGAACCTGTTCGTATATCCGTGCTTTATCCGGGAGAACAAGAATCAGATTATTGGCGACGAAA
The DNA window shown above is from Vibrio algarum and carries:
- a CDS encoding DUF406 family protein, whose translation is MTEYTNGIDPENELCEACGVTAEVGFIIGEGDEVADVSIFGQSKQLLQLELDKYVTLAKEICANVQYDTTPIPDGITELHVKFKFEVSAEKLIFELKSRSISR
- the nadE gene encoding ammonia-dependent NAD(+) synthetase produces the protein MEHQIREEMRVLPSIDPQFEINRRVEFIKTKLTESGCKSLVLGISGGVDSTTCGRLAQLAVDSLNEGSTQAEYKFIAVRLPYGEQKDEDEAQLALSFIKPTHSVSVNIKAGVDGIHAVTGAALIDTGILPVDDAKHDFVKGNVKARARMVVQYEIAGYASGLVIGTDHSAENITGFYTKFGDGACDLAPLFGLSKRQVRELADTLGAPQLLVGKTPTADLEELSPQKADEDALHLTYDEIDDFLEGKEVSKDVKDKIVAIYTATQHKREPIPTIYD
- a CDS encoding 1-acyl-sn-glycerol-3-phosphate acyltransferase, with the translated sequence MNSEQDVYQEIRPYNDSEISGAIDRLICDQEFVNAIINHRFASKPVWLKTLLSPFIKVMLKTKWGKLKTVKDVQLEIEKYLANTLRKTTDGVSFEGLESLDSNVPYLFISNHRDIAMDPAVINYGLHHSKHKTVRIAIGDNLLKKPCATELMKLNKSFIVKRSIKAPRELMKALGQLSSYIKHSLETGNSIWIAQREGRAKDGNDVTEPAILKMFHVEGRKRKVAFNEYIHSLNIVPVAISYENDPCDLDKARELDEKLNNGSYQKTEFEDIESIVKGIVGYKGKISVRFGRVIDHNVDKPEELAIEIDKQIHELYKLYPVNLYAAGIEDDSVSDKVKRDFDEKLSQLSDGAKEILIDMYANPVRNKA
- a CDS encoding DUF496 family protein, which translates into the protein MNNVFEIVNQARRKNKLKRELQDNEKKVRDNTKRVELLDNLLDYIKPQMSPDEIVLIIKNMKADYEDRVDDHIINSAEISKARRDISRRIRTLTEEDKQSQGKK
- a CDS encoding GIY-YIG nuclease family protein, which translates into the protein MSDKDDKPKNTSWWVYLIRNNNNALYCGVTNNLERRFKMHQTGKGAKALRGKGPLVLEWSQELNNKIEAMQIEYKIKRLKKADKEALIVDTRLFVPK
- a CDS encoding YgjV family protein; this translates as MEFNMIEIMGYVASIMVAISLTMKDIVKLRILNFVGCTFFVIYGVMISAMPVVATNAFIACVNVYFLIKMYQEKNQTTSKQSKHSSPINFTMNHLQ
- a CDS encoding AraC family transcriptional regulator, giving the protein MNYSIQFENTNHHHIAVTPRKKALKHSLLTVTQGVVLIKIGKNEFAVESGQYFWIPADCLVSITFLAQSIVSTVTFSQRLSDPFTHSVGYVETNDIAVNAFHLLSEVPSNDEYHKVLLEVVRHEVRNIKPKLTTNSLSQQFNSWLPDNNAGLNAEVHLSLKLREARKRLLSGQKTEQVASEVFNLSTEEFRTLYEFGFGVTPQ
- a CDS encoding conjugal transfer protein TraF gives rise to the protein MIKLNRIALAIGFATISGAVSAATHVADSRGNGMGNTGVASADYLVAPFYNPALTAMYREGDSFGLLIPAIGMTARDSDDTMQEIDDLQATINQFETSPNQSNIEQLNTHLDNLEGNKPLTVTAAAGVAVAIPNSVVAVNFFGRGYVEIIAETDVASYTSDSAEDTTTRYQNSNVNMAAFGYSEYGVSFAKNLFLGGQQFSFGISPKYQELRTYSDIVNVDDFDIDDYDQSEINKKAFNLDIGAVWYQNQWRVALAVKDLFKQDIETASLNYRYELTPQATLGLAYTSRFFTAALDADLTTQTRYTDVDDDTQFIRFGIEGNAWDWLQLRAGYQVDMESTLDNMVTAGLGISPFDIVNIDLAGSYAGDNEFGASANLALTF
- the pyrC gene encoding dihydroorotase, which produces MTNLTITRPDDWHVHLRDGVVLADTVRDISRYNGRAIIMPNTIPPITNTDLALAYYDRIKQHTTCDHFEPLMTLYLTDKTTPSDIKEAKNSGKIVAAKLYPAGATTNSDSGVTSIPNLYPVLEAMEEVGMLLLIHGEVTTNEVDIFDREKVFLDTVLAPIVARFNKLKIVCEHITTADAVEFVKNAGDNVAATITAHHLLYNRNHMLVGGIRPHLFCLPILKRNIHQQALIEAATSGNKKFFIGTDSAPHAQDKKENSCGCAGSYTAHAALELYAEVFEKENQLENLASFTSHNGPDFYELPRNSDSVTLIKETWKVDKSMPFGPDHVVPIRADEEIFWKVK